The Petropleomorpha daqingensis genome includes a window with the following:
- the argJ gene encoding bifunctional glutamate N-acetyltransferase/amino-acid acetyltransferase ArgJ, producing MSVTAPQGFRAAGVAAGLKTTGNPDVAVVVNDGPDDAAAAVFTTNRFPAAPVQWSRQVLADGRLRAVVLNSGGANACTGPEGFQDTHATAEHLAAELGLGAIDVAVASTGLIGVRLPMDKLTAGVSAAVEELSDDGGDAAARAIMTTDTVPKTTVQTRSGPGGGWTVGGMAKGAGMLAPSLATMLVVLTTDAVVDGETLQAALETATGVSVERVDSDGCLSTNDTVIALANGASGTTPTAEELTEALTAAATDLAMQLLADAEGSTKDIAITVRNAATVDDALTAGRACARNNLLKTALFGNDPNWGRVLAAIGTTDAAFEADQVDVSINGVTVCRGGSIGDPREGVDLTGRSVMIDIDLHAGEEIATIWTNDLSIAYVHENSAYSS from the coding sequence GTGAGCGTCACCGCACCGCAGGGCTTCCGGGCCGCCGGCGTCGCCGCCGGTCTCAAGACCACGGGGAACCCGGACGTCGCCGTCGTCGTCAACGACGGCCCGGACGACGCCGCGGCCGCCGTCTTCACCACCAACCGCTTCCCGGCCGCACCGGTGCAGTGGAGCCGCCAGGTGCTGGCCGACGGCCGGCTGCGCGCCGTCGTCCTCAACTCCGGCGGGGCCAACGCCTGCACCGGGCCCGAGGGCTTCCAGGACACGCACGCCACCGCCGAGCACCTCGCCGCCGAGCTCGGGCTCGGCGCGATCGACGTCGCGGTCGCCTCGACGGGACTGATCGGCGTCCGGCTGCCGATGGACAAGCTCACCGCCGGCGTCAGCGCCGCGGTCGAGGAGCTCTCGGACGACGGGGGAGACGCCGCCGCCCGCGCGATCATGACCACCGACACGGTCCCGAAGACGACGGTGCAGACCCGCAGTGGTCCGGGGGGTGGCTGGACCGTCGGCGGCATGGCCAAGGGCGCCGGCATGCTCGCGCCGAGCCTGGCCACGATGCTCGTCGTCCTCACCACCGACGCGGTCGTGGACGGGGAGACGCTGCAGGCGGCGCTGGAGACGGCGACCGGCGTCAGCGTCGAACGGGTCGACTCCGACGGCTGCCTGTCGACCAACGACACGGTCATCGCCCTGGCCAACGGCGCCAGCGGCACCACCCCGACGGCCGAGGAGCTGACCGAGGCGCTGACCGCGGCCGCCACCGACCTCGCGATGCAGCTGCTGGCCGACGCCGAGGGCTCCACCAAGGACATCGCGATCACCGTGCGCAACGCCGCGACCGTGGACGACGCGCTCACTGCCGGCCGCGCCTGTGCCCGCAACAACCTGCTCAAGACGGCGCTGTTCGGCAACGACCCCAACTGGGGGCGGGTGCTGGCCGCGATCGGCACCACCGACGCGGCGTTCGAGGCCGACCAGGTCGATGTCAGCATCAACGGCGTGACGGTCTGCCGCGGTGGCTCGATCGGCGACCCGCGCGAGGGCGTCGACCTGACCGGCCGGTCGGTCATGATCGACATCGATCTCCACGCTGGCGAGGAGATCGCGACGATCTGGACCAACGACCTGTCGATCGCCTACGTGCACGAGAACTCGGCCTACTCCTCATGA
- the argC gene encoding N-acetyl-gamma-glutamyl-phosphate reductase, with the protein MSSETWTVGVTGATGYAGGEVCRLLAGHPNLRLAGVHANSSAGRRLGELQPHLLPFADLEVQPSDPAALAGYDVVVLALPHGESAAVAAQLPDDTLVIDCGADHRLNDPAAWARWYGGEHAGSWPYGLPELPGQRQQLTGARRIAVPGCYPTSVTLAMAPALAAGLVTPDVVVVAASGTSGAGKKALPHLLGSEVMGSVSAYGVGGVHRHTPEMVQNLSLAAGGDVTVSFTPTLVPMSRGILATCSAPLTPGTDAEAARAAYTKAYADEPFVHLLPEGQWPTTAQVLGANTVALQVAVDPDAGRLVVVAAVDNLTKGTGGAAIQCANLALGLPETTGLPLVGVAP; encoded by the coding sequence GTGAGTTCGGAGACGTGGACGGTCGGGGTCACCGGCGCCACCGGGTACGCGGGCGGGGAGGTGTGCCGGCTGCTGGCCGGACACCCGAACCTCCGGCTGGCCGGGGTGCACGCCAATTCCAGCGCCGGCCGACGCCTGGGCGAGCTGCAGCCGCACCTGCTGCCCTTCGCCGACCTCGAGGTGCAGCCCAGCGACCCGGCCGCGCTCGCGGGCTACGACGTCGTCGTCCTCGCGCTGCCGCACGGCGAGTCCGCCGCGGTCGCCGCGCAGCTGCCCGACGACACCCTCGTGATCGACTGCGGCGCCGACCACCGGCTCAACGACCCCGCCGCGTGGGCCCGCTGGTACGGCGGCGAGCACGCCGGCTCCTGGCCCTACGGCCTGCCGGAACTCCCCGGGCAGCGGCAGCAGCTCACCGGTGCCCGCCGGATCGCCGTCCCGGGCTGCTACCCGACCTCGGTCACCCTCGCGATGGCCCCGGCCCTCGCCGCGGGCCTGGTGACGCCGGACGTCGTCGTGGTCGCGGCCTCCGGCACCAGCGGTGCCGGGAAGAAGGCGTTGCCGCACCTGCTCGGCAGCGAGGTCATGGGCTCGGTCAGCGCCTACGGCGTCGGCGGGGTGCACCGGCACACGCCCGAGATGGTGCAGAACCTGTCGCTCGCGGCCGGGGGAGACGTGACCGTCAGCTTCACCCCGACGCTGGTGCCGATGAGCCGCGGCATCCTGGCCACCTGCTCGGCGCCGCTGACGCCGGGCACGGACGCCGAGGCCGCCCGGGCCGCCTACACCAAGGCCTACGCCGACGAGCCGTTCGTGCACCTGCTGCCCGAGGGCCAGTGGCCGACGACGGCGCAGGTGCTCGGCGCCAACACCGTCGCGCTGCAGGTCGCCGTCGACCCCGACGCCGGCCGGCTGGTGGTCGTGGCCGCCGTCGACAACCTCACCAAGGGCACCGGGGGAGCGGCCATCCAGTGCGCCAACCTCGCCCTCGGCCTGCCCGAGACCACCGGCCTGCCGCTCGTGGGGGTCGCGCCGTGA
- the argF gene encoding ornithine carbamoyltransferase yields the protein MTRHFTKDDDLTPAEQAEVLALAAELKRTRFTAEAPTPLAAPNGVPRSVAVLFDKPSTRTRVSFSVGVAELGGYPLVIDAGSSQLGRGEPVEDTTRVLDHQVAAIVWRTFGQDRLDAMASVSRVPVVNALTDLYHPCQILADLQTVIERKGSLAGRSLTYLGDGANNMAHSYLLGGATAGMHVRIGSPEEYQPDADVLKRAAEVAAETGGSVAWTADPAAAVDGADVLATDTWVSMGQEDEYDARIAPFLPYAVDEKAVARAADDAVVLHCLPAYRGKEIAAEVIDGPQSAVWDEAENRLHAQKALLVWLLERS from the coding sequence GTGACCCGGCACTTCACCAAGGACGACGACCTCACCCCGGCCGAGCAGGCCGAGGTCCTGGCGCTGGCCGCCGAGCTCAAGCGCACCCGGTTCACCGCCGAGGCGCCCACGCCGCTGGCCGCCCCCAACGGCGTCCCGCGGTCGGTCGCGGTGCTCTTCGACAAGCCCTCGACCCGCACCCGGGTCTCGTTCTCCGTCGGCGTCGCCGAGCTGGGCGGCTACCCGCTGGTCATCGACGCCGGCTCCAGCCAGCTCGGCCGCGGCGAGCCGGTCGAGGACACCACCCGGGTGCTCGACCACCAGGTCGCCGCGATCGTGTGGCGCACGTTCGGCCAGGACCGGCTCGACGCCATGGCCTCGGTCAGCCGGGTGCCGGTGGTCAACGCGCTCACCGACCTGTACCACCCGTGCCAGATCCTGGCCGACCTGCAGACCGTCATCGAGCGCAAGGGCTCGCTGGCCGGCCGGTCGCTGACCTACCTCGGCGACGGCGCCAACAACATGGCGCACTCCTACCTGCTCGGCGGCGCCACGGCCGGCATGCACGTGCGGATCGGCTCGCCGGAGGAGTACCAGCCCGACGCCGACGTCCTGAAGCGGGCGGCCGAGGTCGCCGCCGAGACCGGCGGCTCGGTGGCCTGGACCGCCGACCCGGCCGCCGCGGTCGACGGCGCCGACGTCCTGGCCACCGACACCTGGGTCTCCATGGGCCAGGAGGACGAGTACGACGCCCGCATCGCGCCGTTCCTGCCCTACGCCGTGGACGAGAAGGCGGTCGCCCGGGCCGCGGACGACGCCGTCGTCCTGCACTGCCTGCCGGCCTACCGCGGCAAGGAGATCGCCGCCGAGGTGATCGACGGGCCGCAGAGCGCGGTGTGGGACGAGGCGGAGAACCGGCTGCACGCGCAGAAGGCCCTGCTGGTCTGGCTGCTGGAGCGATCGTGA
- a CDS encoding single-stranded DNA-binding protein produces MSVAVIDRNDVLLRGRLSAPAEVRTLPSGDALVTFRLIIRRPEPRSRGSAVDVLACITYDRALQRRATLWQPDDVIEVEGALQRRFWRTPTGKASVYEVNCRKGRKVTRAGTTDARSA; encoded by the coding sequence ATGAGCGTGGCTGTGATCGACCGCAACGACGTGCTGCTGCGGGGGCGGTTGTCCGCCCCCGCGGAGGTGCGCACCCTGCCGAGCGGGGACGCACTGGTGACCTTCCGGCTGATCATCCGCAGACCGGAGCCCCGGAGCCGGGGCAGTGCCGTGGACGTGCTGGCCTGCATCACCTACGACCGGGCGCTGCAGCGGCGCGCCACGCTGTGGCAACCCGACGACGTGATCGAGGTCGAGGGTGCCCTGCAGCGCCGCTTCTGGCGCACCCCCACGGGCAAGGCGTCGGTCTACGAGGTGAACTGCCGCAAGGGCAGAAAGGTCACCCGCGCGGGGACCACCGATGCCCGGTCGGCCTGA
- the tyrS gene encoding tyrosine--tRNA ligase, whose translation MNDVIDELHRRGLIALSTDEEALSKHLADGPVTYYCGFDPTAPSLHVGHLLQFMVLRALQRAGHQPIVLVGGATGLIGDPRPSSERQLNSKETVAGWVDRIRRRVAPFLDLPAERDGLRAPIYVDNLDWTAPLSAIDFLRDLGKHFRVNRMLAKEAVSARLNSDAGISYTEFSYQILQANDFLELHRRHGCTLQSGGSDQWGNITAGVDLIRRVEGVSAHALATPLITTSDGKKIGKTEGATIWLDPELTSPYAFFQYWLNIDDVDARAWLPLFSERPADEIDALLTESLEHPAARGLQRALAEELTLLVHGPEELRHAEAAGRALFGRDDLATLDPATLGAALREAGVLELTAGETPTIAQLFQRAGLVRSLSEARRTVKEGGAYLNNERVTDADAVPAESDWLAGGWLVLRRGRRNVAGVVRGA comes from the coding sequence GTGAACGACGTGATCGACGAGTTGCACCGCCGCGGGCTCATCGCCCTGAGCACCGACGAGGAGGCGCTCAGCAAGCACCTCGCCGACGGCCCGGTCACGTACTACTGCGGCTTCGACCCGACGGCGCCGAGCCTGCACGTGGGGCACCTGCTGCAGTTCATGGTGCTGCGCGCCCTGCAACGGGCCGGGCACCAGCCGATCGTCCTCGTCGGCGGGGCCACCGGGCTCATCGGCGATCCGCGCCCCTCCTCGGAGCGCCAGCTCAACTCCAAGGAGACCGTGGCCGGCTGGGTGGACCGCATCCGCCGCCGGGTCGCGCCGTTCCTCGACCTGCCCGCCGAGCGGGACGGCCTGCGCGCGCCGATCTACGTCGACAACCTGGACTGGACGGCGCCGCTGTCGGCGATCGATTTCCTGCGCGACCTGGGCAAGCACTTCCGGGTCAACCGGATGCTGGCCAAGGAGGCGGTGTCGGCCCGGCTGAACTCCGACGCCGGCATCAGCTACACGGAGTTCAGCTACCAGATCCTGCAGGCCAACGACTTCCTCGAGCTGCACCGCCGGCACGGCTGCACGCTGCAGTCCGGCGGGTCGGACCAGTGGGGGAACATCACCGCCGGCGTCGACCTGATCCGCCGGGTCGAGGGAGTGAGCGCGCATGCCCTGGCCACGCCGCTGATCACCACGTCCGACGGCAAGAAGATCGGCAAGACCGAGGGCGCGACGATCTGGCTCGACCCCGAGCTCACCAGCCCGTACGCGTTCTTCCAGTACTGGCTCAACATCGACGACGTCGACGCCCGCGCCTGGCTGCCGCTGTTCTCCGAACGCCCGGCCGACGAGATCGACGCGCTGCTCACGGAGTCGCTGGAGCACCCGGCCGCCCGTGGGCTGCAGCGGGCGCTGGCCGAGGAGCTGACGCTGCTGGTGCACGGCCCAGAGGAGCTGCGCCACGCGGAGGCGGCGGGGCGGGCGCTGTTCGGGCGGGATGACCTGGCCACGCTGGACCCGGCGACGCTCGGCGCCGCTCTGCGCGAGGCCGGTGTCCTCGAGCTGACGGCGGGGGAGACGCCCACGATCGCCCAGCTCTTCCAGCGGGCCGGCCTGGTCAGGAGCCTCTCGGAGGCCCGGCGCACGGTGAAAGAGGGCGGCGCCTACCTGAACAACGAGCGGGTGACCGACGCCGACGCGGTGCCTGCCGAGTCCGACTGGCTGGCCGGTGGCTGGCTGGTGCTCCGCAGGGGGCGGCGCAACGTCGCCGGCGTCGTCCGCGGGGCATGA
- a CDS encoding acetylornithine transaminase — translation MTTTEELASRWSAVMMSNYKTPPVALARGAGATVWDVDGREYTDLLGGIATTILGHAHPKVVEAISTQAATLGHVSNLAMHEPGVTLAERLLELAGRPGRVFFCNSGAEANEAAFKISRLTGRPQVITAEGAFHGRTMGALALTGQPSKAAAFAPLPGGVSYVPYGDPDTLSAAVGGQTAMVLLEPMLGEGGVVPAPAGYLASAAAAAKDAGALFAVDEVQTGTGRTGHWFAHQADGLQPDLITVAKALGGGLPLGATLAFGEAAELMQAGSHGSTFGGNPIAAAAALAVLDTIRDEGLLERAKELEHRFTAGIEGLGHAGIASVRGRGALLGVVLTADVAAALEANLRAAGFLTNAVAPNVLRLAPPLVLTDEQVDAFVATLPAALDSALETQ, via the coding sequence GTGACCACGACGGAGGAGCTGGCGTCCCGCTGGTCCGCGGTGATGATGAGCAACTACAAGACGCCGCCGGTCGCGCTCGCCCGCGGCGCCGGGGCGACGGTCTGGGACGTCGACGGCCGCGAGTACACCGACCTGCTCGGCGGCATCGCGACCACGATCCTCGGCCACGCCCACCCCAAGGTCGTCGAGGCGATCTCCACGCAGGCCGCCACCCTCGGGCACGTCTCCAACCTGGCGATGCACGAGCCGGGCGTGACGCTGGCCGAGCGGCTGCTCGAGCTGGCCGGGCGGCCCGGCCGGGTCTTCTTCTGCAACTCCGGCGCCGAGGCCAACGAGGCCGCGTTCAAGATCAGCCGGCTGACCGGCCGTCCCCAGGTGATCACCGCCGAGGGCGCCTTCCACGGCCGGACGATGGGCGCCCTGGCGCTGACCGGGCAGCCGTCGAAGGCCGCGGCGTTCGCCCCGCTGCCCGGCGGCGTGTCCTACGTGCCCTACGGCGACCCCGACACGCTGTCCGCCGCGGTGGGCGGGCAGACGGCGATGGTGCTGCTCGAGCCGATGCTGGGGGAGGGCGGCGTCGTCCCGGCGCCCGCCGGCTACCTGGCCTCCGCGGCCGCCGCGGCGAAGGACGCCGGCGCGCTGTTCGCCGTCGACGAGGTGCAGACCGGCACCGGCCGCACCGGGCACTGGTTCGCCCACCAGGCCGACGGGCTGCAGCCCGACCTGATCACCGTGGCCAAGGCGCTCGGCGGCGGATTGCCGCTCGGGGCGACGCTGGCCTTCGGCGAGGCGGCCGAGCTGATGCAGGCCGGCTCGCACGGCTCCACGTTCGGCGGCAACCCGATCGCCGCGGCCGCCGCGCTGGCCGTGCTCGACACGATCCGCGACGAGGGTCTGCTGGAGCGGGCCAAGGAGCTCGAGCACCGCTTCACCGCGGGTATCGAGGGGCTCGGCCACGCCGGCATCGCGTCCGTGCGGGGGAGGGGTGCGCTGCTCGGCGTCGTCCTCACCGCCGACGTCGCCGCTGCCCTGGAGGCGAACCTGCGCGCGGCCGGATTCCTCACCAACGCGGTCGCACCGAACGTGCTCCGCCTGGCCCCGCCCCTCGTCCTCACCGACGAGCAGGTCGACGCCTTCGTCGCCACCCTGCCCGCCGCCCTCGACAGCGCTCTGGAGACCCAGTGA
- the argH gene encoding argininosuccinate lyase, giving the protein MTSGANETRLWGGRFGGGPSPAMAALSKSTHFDWKLAPFDLAGSRAHARVLHRAGLLADDELEKMLGALRELSDEVAAGTFVAVESDEDVHEALERGLTEKLGALGGKLRAGRSRNDQIATDLRLYLRHWVRALVAELSSLEYALVGLAERYADVAAPGMTHLQHAQPVLIAHQLLAHAHSLARDVDRLRDWDRRAAVSPYGSGALAGSSLPLDPDAVAAELGFDRATDNSIDGVSDRDFAAEFCFAAALIGVHLSRLGEEVVLWTSTEFGWARLDDAWATGSSIMPQKKNPDIAELARGKSGRFVGNLTGLLTMLKGLPLAYDRDLQEDKEPVFDSMEQLLLLLPAVTGMIATLTLRPQVLEAAAPSGFALATDVAEWLVRQGVPFRSAHEISGSMVAFCEEAGLELDQLDDDQLAGIDERLTPEVRSVLSVPGALAARKARGGTAPERVAGQLASLKTLATEHADWALTSPVAGAL; this is encoded by the coding sequence GTGACCTCAGGGGCCAACGAGACCCGGCTCTGGGGCGGACGCTTCGGCGGCGGGCCGTCGCCGGCGATGGCGGCGCTGTCCAAGTCGACCCACTTCGACTGGAAGCTCGCCCCGTTCGACCTGGCCGGGTCGCGCGCGCACGCCCGCGTGCTGCACCGCGCCGGCCTGCTCGCCGACGACGAGCTGGAGAAGATGCTCGGCGCGCTGCGCGAGCTGTCCGACGAGGTCGCGGCCGGGACGTTCGTGGCCGTCGAGTCCGACGAGGACGTGCACGAGGCGCTCGAGCGCGGGCTCACCGAGAAGCTCGGCGCTCTGGGCGGCAAGCTGCGGGCCGGCCGCAGCCGCAACGACCAGATCGCCACCGACCTGCGGCTGTACCTGCGGCACTGGGTGCGCGCGCTGGTCGCCGAGCTCTCCTCGCTGGAGTACGCGCTGGTCGGGCTCGCCGAGCGGTACGCCGACGTCGCCGCCCCGGGCATGACGCACCTGCAGCACGCCCAGCCGGTGCTCATCGCCCACCAGCTGCTCGCGCACGCGCACTCCCTGGCCCGCGACGTCGACCGTCTCCGCGACTGGGACCGCCGCGCGGCGGTCAGCCCCTACGGCTCCGGCGCGCTGGCCGGGTCGTCGCTGCCGCTGGACCCCGATGCCGTCGCCGCCGAGCTCGGCTTCGACCGGGCGACGGACAACTCGATCGACGGGGTCAGCGACCGCGACTTCGCCGCCGAGTTCTGCTTCGCCGCAGCGTTGATCGGGGTGCACCTCTCCCGGCTGGGGGAGGAGGTCGTGCTCTGGACGTCGACCGAGTTCGGCTGGGCGCGCCTCGACGACGCCTGGGCGACCGGGTCGTCGATCATGCCGCAGAAGAAGAACCCCGACATCGCCGAGCTGGCGCGCGGCAAGTCCGGCCGGTTCGTCGGCAACCTGACCGGCCTGCTCACCATGCTCAAGGGCCTGCCGCTGGCCTACGACCGCGACCTGCAGGAGGACAAGGAGCCGGTCTTCGACTCCATGGAGCAGCTGCTGCTCCTGCTCCCCGCGGTCACCGGGATGATCGCCACGCTGACCCTGCGCCCGCAGGTGCTGGAGGCCGCGGCGCCGTCCGGTTTCGCCCTCGCCACGGACGTCGCCGAGTGGCTGGTGCGCCAGGGGGTGCCGTTCCGGTCGGCGCACGAGATCTCGGGTTCGATGGTGGCCTTCTGCGAGGAGGCCGGCCTCGAGCTCGACCAGCTGGACGACGACCAGCTCGCCGGCATCGACGAGCGGCTCACGCCGGAGGTCCGCTCGGTGCTGTCCGTGCCGGGTGCGCTGGCCGCCCGCAAGGCCCGGGGCGGGACGGCGCCGGAGAGGGTGGCCGGGCAGCTGGCCTCGCTGAAGACGCTGGCCACCGAGCACGCGGACTGGGCGCTCACCTCGCCCGTGGCTGGGGCTCTGTGA
- a CDS encoding DNA-3-methyladenine glycosylase, which translates to MSDGALIGPLLTPADLLGKPDEVAPTLLGCWLVTDRLDGTVAVRLTEVEAYSGEGMDPAAHSHRGPTPRAEIMFGPPGKLYVYFSYGVHWCANVVVGPPGVGSAVLLRAGEVVVGESLARARRPAARAARDLARGPARLTQTLAIGPEDKDADLLSPSSSVRLHRGTAPSSVSVGPRVGISVATDLPWRFWETAAPSVSVFRAGGKPRRGRAGQDGVP; encoded by the coding sequence GTGAGTGATGGCGCTCTGATCGGCCCGCTGCTGACCCCGGCCGACCTGCTCGGGAAGCCGGACGAGGTCGCGCCGACCCTGCTCGGCTGCTGGCTGGTGACCGACCGCCTCGACGGGACGGTCGCGGTCCGGCTGACCGAGGTCGAGGCGTACTCCGGGGAGGGCATGGACCCGGCCGCGCACTCCCACCGCGGCCCGACACCGCGCGCGGAGATCATGTTCGGCCCGCCCGGGAAGCTGTACGTCTACTTCAGCTACGGCGTGCACTGGTGCGCGAACGTCGTCGTCGGGCCGCCCGGCGTCGGTTCGGCGGTGCTGCTGCGGGCCGGTGAGGTCGTGGTGGGGGAGTCTCTCGCCCGCGCCCGGCGGCCGGCGGCTCGCGCCGCCCGCGACCTCGCTCGTGGGCCGGCCCGGCTGACGCAGACGCTGGCGATCGGGCCCGAGGACAAGGACGCCGACCTGCTGTCGCCGTCGTCGTCCGTGCGGCTGCACCGGGGGACGGCGCCCTCGTCGGTGTCGGTCGGCCCCCGTGTGGGGATCTCGGTCGCGACCGACCTGCCGTGGCGGTTCTGGGAGACCGCCGCGCCCTCGGTGAGCGTGTTCCGGGCGGGCGGGAAGCCTCGCCGCGGCAGGGCCGGGCAGGATGGTGTCCCGTGA
- the argB gene encoding acetylglutamate kinase, with protein sequence MTHQDPTPPDVAVDAIPPRRRIGTSRKMRKHDPEGDALKVAVLTGALPWLKEFHDNVVVVKYGGHAMIDEDCRRAFAEDMVFLRTCGIKPVVVHGGGPQITEMLTRLGIPSEFRGGLRVTTPETIDVVRMVLTGQVGPDIVGLINQHGALSVHLSGEDGGLFTAARTTAVVDGEPVDIGLVGDVIAVDPSPITALIDAGHIPVVASVAPDSHGVVHNVNADTAAAAVAVALGAVKFVVLTDVEGLYADWPDRDSLVQQIDATELAEILPTLDAGMIPKMAACLRAVEGGVNRATVVDGRTPHALLLEMFTTEGTGTMVVPAGKEPAQ encoded by the coding sequence ATGACCCATCAGGACCCCACCCCGCCCGACGTGGCCGTCGACGCGATCCCGCCGCGGCGGCGCATCGGCACCTCCCGGAAGATGCGCAAGCACGACCCGGAGGGCGACGCGCTCAAGGTCGCCGTCCTCACCGGCGCGCTGCCGTGGCTCAAGGAGTTCCACGACAACGTCGTCGTCGTGAAGTACGGCGGGCACGCGATGATCGACGAGGACTGCCGGCGCGCGTTCGCGGAGGACATGGTCTTCCTGCGCACCTGCGGCATCAAGCCGGTCGTCGTGCACGGCGGCGGCCCGCAGATCACCGAGATGCTCACCCGGCTCGGCATCCCCAGCGAGTTCCGCGGCGGCCTGCGGGTGACCACACCGGAGACGATCGACGTCGTCCGGATGGTGCTCACCGGCCAGGTCGGGCCGGACATCGTCGGCCTGATCAACCAGCACGGCGCGCTGTCGGTGCACCTGTCCGGTGAGGACGGCGGCCTGTTCACCGCGGCCCGGACGACGGCGGTCGTGGACGGCGAGCCGGTGGACATCGGCCTGGTCGGCGACGTGATCGCGGTCGACCCCTCACCGATCACCGCGCTCATCGACGCCGGGCACATCCCGGTCGTCGCCAGCGTCGCGCCGGACAGCCACGGCGTGGTGCACAACGTCAACGCCGACACCGCGGCCGCCGCGGTCGCCGTCGCGCTGGGTGCGGTGAAGTTCGTCGTCCTCACCGACGTCGAGGGGCTCTACGCCGACTGGCCCGACCGCGACTCGCTGGTGCAGCAGATCGACGCGACCGAGCTGGCCGAGATCCTGCCGACCCTGGACGCCGGGATGATCCCGAAGATGGCCGCCTGCCTGCGGGCGGTCGAGGGCGGGGTGAACCGCGCGACCGTGGTCGACGGGCGCACCCCGCACGCCCTGCTGCTCGAGATGTTCACCACCGAGGGCACGGGAACCATGGTGGTCCCGGCCGGGAAGGAGCCAGCGCAGTGA
- a CDS encoding arginine repressor, protein MTAALTRSARQARIRQLIEAQAVTSQTHLAALLAESGIEVTQATLSRDLEELGAVKLRGSDGVPASYVLPPENAPLRPAQTAPARLTRLLADLLTSAEGSANLAVLRTPPGAAQFLASALDKVGLPDVLGTIAGDDTVLVIAREPDGGPALAERLRALAARTPAVYPELKDDLEEDA, encoded by the coding sequence GTGACCGCTGCGCTGACCCGCTCGGCCCGGCAGGCGCGGATCCGCCAGCTCATCGAGGCGCAGGCGGTCACCTCGCAGACCCACCTCGCGGCGCTGCTCGCCGAGTCGGGCATCGAGGTCACCCAGGCCACGCTCTCGCGTGACCTGGAGGAGCTCGGTGCGGTCAAGCTGCGCGGTTCGGACGGCGTCCCGGCGTCCTACGTGCTGCCGCCGGAGAACGCCCCGCTGCGCCCGGCGCAGACCGCGCCCGCGCGGCTGACCCGGCTGCTGGCCGACCTGCTCACTAGCGCCGAGGGCAGCGCGAACCTCGCCGTCCTGCGCACGCCCCCGGGCGCCGCGCAGTTCCTCGCCTCGGCGCTGGACAAGGTGGGACTGCCCGACGTCCTGGGCACCATCGCCGGGGACGACACCGTGCTGGTGATCGCCCGCGAGCCCGACGGCGGTCCGGCGCTGGCCGAGCGGCTGCGGGCCCTCGCCGCGCGGACGCCCGCCGTGTACCCCGAACTCAAGGACGACCTGGAGGAAGACGCGTGA